Proteins from one Pithys albifrons albifrons isolate INPA30051 chromosome 2, PitAlb_v1, whole genome shotgun sequence genomic window:
- the COQ3 gene encoding ubiquinone biosynthesis O-methyltransferase, mitochondrial isoform X1, with protein sequence MAPAAAPARGGTFAAPPGRPRARRGRTGAGREERWRCGAAGLCGSCPEPCPALWGARRPWPHRRGLWATGLRGVLWDFSWKIQLKSSSTLPVSLTEKKSSMLPVKGPLRTSHSSVDSQEVKKFQLLAHKWWDEEGEYSALHSMNDIRVPFIRDTLLSMSSNYHLGNPLSGVKILDVGCGGGLLSEPLGRLGASVTGIDPLEDNIRTADRHKSFDPVLAKRIQYKSSSLEEIVEESMETFDVIVASEVVEHVADLETFIRCCSQVLKPEGSIFITTINKTQLSYVLGIVVAEKIMGIVPEGTHEWEKFVPPEELEHLLESNGFSVKTVNGMLYNPLLGSWSWTESMSLNYAVHAVKSGAWGQSGPTDPPSETDIQQHSATAGTAGTASDITV encoded by the exons ATGGCGCCTGCGGCAGCCCCGGCGAGGGGCGGAACCTTCGCGGCACCGCCAGGGAGGCCACGGGCTCGGCGGGGACGGACCGGGGCGGGGCGAGAGGAGCGATGGCGCtgcggggcggcggggctgTGCGGGTCCTGCCCGGAGCCCTGTCCGGCGCTCTGGGGCGCCCGCAGGCCGTGGCCGCACCGCCGGGGGCTGTGGGCG ACAGGCCTGAGAGGAGTCCTTTGGgatttcagctggaaaatacAACTGAAATCCAGTAGTACTCTGCCTGTCTCTctgactgaaaagaaaagcagcat GCTCCCTGTAAAGGGACCTCTCAGGACTTCACACTCATCAGTGGATTCACAGGAAGTGAAAAAATTCCAGCTCCTTGCGCATAAGTGGTGGGATGAAGAAGGAGAATATTCAGCCCTTCATTCTATGAACGATATTAGAGTGCCATTTATTAG AGATACTCTGTTGAGCATGAGTAGTAATTATCATCTGGGAAATCCACTTTCTGGAGTGAAGATTCTTGACGTTGGCTGTGGCGGGGGACTGCTAAGTGAG CCTTTAGGCAGACTAGGAGCTTCAGTTACTGGAATTGATCCTCTGGAGGACAACATTAGAACAGCAGACCGGCACAAGTCATTTGATCCAGTCCTGGCCAAGAGAATACAGTACAAGTCCAGTTCACTAGAGGAGATTGTGGAAGAGTCTATGGAAACCTTTGATGTAATTGTAGCTTCTGAAGTAGTGGAGCATGTGGCTGACCTTGAAACGTTTATCAGGTGTTGCTCTCAGGTGTTAAAG CCTGAAGGTTCTATATTTATTACGACAATCAATAAAACCCAGTTGTCCTATGTCCTGGGAATTGTGGTTGCAGAAAAGATAATGGGCATTGTACCAGAAGGAACACATGAGTGGGAGAAGTTTGTTCCCCCTGAagagctggagcacctcctggAATCAA atGGCTTTTCAGTCAAGACTGTGAATGGGATGTTGTATAATCCGCTCTTGGGTTCGTGGAGCTGGACGGAGAGCATGAGCCTTAACTACGCAGTGCACGCAGTGAAGTCTGGGGCTTGGGGACAGTCAGGCCCAACAGACCCCCCATCAGAGACAGACATTCAACAGCACTCAGCCACGGCTGGgacagctggcactgcctcagACATCACTGTCTGA
- the COQ3 gene encoding ubiquinone biosynthesis O-methyltransferase, mitochondrial isoform X3, whose amino-acid sequence MALRGGGAVRVLPGALSGALGRPQAVAAPPGAVGGLRGVLWDFSWKIQLKSSSTLPVSLTEKKSSMLPVKGPLRTSHSSVDSQEVKKFQLLAHKWWDEEGEYSALHSMNDIRVPFIRDTLLSMSSNYHLGNPLSGVKILDVGCGGGLLSEPLGRLGASVTGIDPLEDNIRTADRHKSFDPVLAKRIQYKSSSLEEIVEESMETFDVIVASEVVEHVADLETFIRCCSQVLKPEGSIFITTINKTQLSYVLGIVVAEKIMGIVPEGTHEWEKFVPPEELEHLLESNGFSVKTVNGMLYNPLLGSWSWTESMSLNYAVHAVKSGAWGQSGPTDPPSETDIQQHSATAGTAGTASDITV is encoded by the exons ATGGCGCtgcggggcggcggggctgTGCGGGTCCTGCCCGGAGCCCTGTCCGGCGCTCTGGGGCGCCCGCAGGCCGTGGCCGCACCGCCGGGGGCTGTGGGCG GCCTGAGAGGAGTCCTTTGGgatttcagctggaaaatacAACTGAAATCCAGTAGTACTCTGCCTGTCTCTctgactgaaaagaaaagcagcat GCTCCCTGTAAAGGGACCTCTCAGGACTTCACACTCATCAGTGGATTCACAGGAAGTGAAAAAATTCCAGCTCCTTGCGCATAAGTGGTGGGATGAAGAAGGAGAATATTCAGCCCTTCATTCTATGAACGATATTAGAGTGCCATTTATTAG AGATACTCTGTTGAGCATGAGTAGTAATTATCATCTGGGAAATCCACTTTCTGGAGTGAAGATTCTTGACGTTGGCTGTGGCGGGGGACTGCTAAGTGAG CCTTTAGGCAGACTAGGAGCTTCAGTTACTGGAATTGATCCTCTGGAGGACAACATTAGAACAGCAGACCGGCACAAGTCATTTGATCCAGTCCTGGCCAAGAGAATACAGTACAAGTCCAGTTCACTAGAGGAGATTGTGGAAGAGTCTATGGAAACCTTTGATGTAATTGTAGCTTCTGAAGTAGTGGAGCATGTGGCTGACCTTGAAACGTTTATCAGGTGTTGCTCTCAGGTGTTAAAG CCTGAAGGTTCTATATTTATTACGACAATCAATAAAACCCAGTTGTCCTATGTCCTGGGAATTGTGGTTGCAGAAAAGATAATGGGCATTGTACCAGAAGGAACACATGAGTGGGAGAAGTTTGTTCCCCCTGAagagctggagcacctcctggAATCAA atGGCTTTTCAGTCAAGACTGTGAATGGGATGTTGTATAATCCGCTCTTGGGTTCGTGGAGCTGGACGGAGAGCATGAGCCTTAACTACGCAGTGCACGCAGTGAAGTCTGGGGCTTGGGGACAGTCAGGCCCAACAGACCCCCCATCAGAGACAGACATTCAACAGCACTCAGCCACGGCTGGgacagctggcactgcctcagACATCACTGTCTGA
- the COQ3 gene encoding ubiquinone biosynthesis O-methyltransferase, mitochondrial isoform X2 gives MSGGQSHVGTLPLACPCAIREVSLLRFPHQLIQLGLFSLDKRRLRGDLITVYNYLKGSSSQTGLRGVLWDFSWKIQLKSSSTLPVSLTEKKSSMLPVKGPLRTSHSSVDSQEVKKFQLLAHKWWDEEGEYSALHSMNDIRVPFIRDTLLSMSSNYHLGNPLSGVKILDVGCGGGLLSEPLGRLGASVTGIDPLEDNIRTADRHKSFDPVLAKRIQYKSSSLEEIVEESMETFDVIVASEVVEHVADLETFIRCCSQVLKPEGSIFITTINKTQLSYVLGIVVAEKIMGIVPEGTHEWEKFVPPEELEHLLESNGFSVKTVNGMLYNPLLGSWSWTESMSLNYAVHAVKSGAWGQSGPTDPPSETDIQQHSATAGTAGTASDITV, from the exons ATGTCGGGAGGGCAGAGCCATGTTGGGACattgcccttggcctgtccgTGCGCAATCCGCGAGGTTTCCTTGCTCAGGTTTCCTCACCAGCTCATAcagttggggttgtttagcctggacaagaggagactcaggggtgacctcatcactgtctataattacctgaagggaagttctagccag ACAGGCCTGAGAGGAGTCCTTTGGgatttcagctggaaaatacAACTGAAATCCAGTAGTACTCTGCCTGTCTCTctgactgaaaagaaaagcagcat GCTCCCTGTAAAGGGACCTCTCAGGACTTCACACTCATCAGTGGATTCACAGGAAGTGAAAAAATTCCAGCTCCTTGCGCATAAGTGGTGGGATGAAGAAGGAGAATATTCAGCCCTTCATTCTATGAACGATATTAGAGTGCCATTTATTAG AGATACTCTGTTGAGCATGAGTAGTAATTATCATCTGGGAAATCCACTTTCTGGAGTGAAGATTCTTGACGTTGGCTGTGGCGGGGGACTGCTAAGTGAG CCTTTAGGCAGACTAGGAGCTTCAGTTACTGGAATTGATCCTCTGGAGGACAACATTAGAACAGCAGACCGGCACAAGTCATTTGATCCAGTCCTGGCCAAGAGAATACAGTACAAGTCCAGTTCACTAGAGGAGATTGTGGAAGAGTCTATGGAAACCTTTGATGTAATTGTAGCTTCTGAAGTAGTGGAGCATGTGGCTGACCTTGAAACGTTTATCAGGTGTTGCTCTCAGGTGTTAAAG CCTGAAGGTTCTATATTTATTACGACAATCAATAAAACCCAGTTGTCCTATGTCCTGGGAATTGTGGTTGCAGAAAAGATAATGGGCATTGTACCAGAAGGAACACATGAGTGGGAGAAGTTTGTTCCCCCTGAagagctggagcacctcctggAATCAA atGGCTTTTCAGTCAAGACTGTGAATGGGATGTTGTATAATCCGCTCTTGGGTTCGTGGAGCTGGACGGAGAGCATGAGCCTTAACTACGCAGTGCACGCAGTGAAGTCTGGGGCTTGGGGACAGTCAGGCCCAACAGACCCCCCATCAGAGACAGACATTCAACAGCACTCAGCCACGGCTGGgacagctggcactgcctcagACATCACTGTCTGA
- the PNISR gene encoding arginine/serine-rich protein PNISR isoform X2 — MMPNGQDISGIESGPNNHNNFQGDPNFNRMWQPEWGMPHQPPHPPPDQQWMTPTPGQMEIVPPSEDSNSQDSGEFTPDNRHIFNQNNHNFGGPPDNFAMGPVNQFDYQHGAAFGPPQGGFHPPYWQPGPPGPPGPPAPPAPTQNRRERPSFRDRQRSPIAMPVKQEPPQIDAVKRRTLPAWIREGLEKMEREKQKKLEKERMEQQRSQMSKKEKKESEEAEEGDGPRLPQKSKFDSDEEDEDAENTEAVSVGKITRSPSPAPQEEQSEPEMTEEEKEYQMMMLTKMLLTEILLDVTNEEIYYVAKDVHRKATKAPAKQLAQSSALASLTGLGGLGGYGSGDSEDERSDRGSESSDTDDEELRHRIRQKQEAFWRKEREQQLLLEKQLEEEKLQNEKVSKEMSEFINKEQNSNSASQEAKEIEADVVHEKKRSPNAITPEVELKKEGKDRTGRSGSRSSSSGSSSSNSRSSSSSSTVSSSSYSTSSGSSRSSSRSSSPKRKKRHSRSRTPSHKVRRSRSRSYSHRNRRERSRSREKIRERRRSSRNHSAERGERRRNQSPSRERSWDRRRSGSRSRDRRANRASRSRSRDRRKAEDQRRSPTGNRHKHKSEGKDQERKKEQGGGVDKDRKKNRERERDQEKRKDKPKKEEKESKAGNHDDSRLKRKRDSERIFSRNDSICVKIIRQDSRQESKKVTTKDSKKRSGSESSARSSSESPGSSKEKKAKKSKHIRSCSVEKSQRSGKKASRKHKSKSRSRSTTPLRRKR, encoded by the exons ATGATGCCAAACGGACAGGATATTTCAGGAATAGAGTCTGGTCCAAATAACCATAATAATTTTCAAGGGGATCCCAACTTTAACAGAATGTGGCAGCCAG AATGGGGAATGCCTCACCAACCCCCTCACCCACCTCCAGATCAGCAGTGGATGACTCCAACCCCAGGTCAAATGGAAATTGTTCCTCCGTCTGAAGACAGCAACAGTCAGGACAGTGGGGAGTTTACACCTGACAACAGGCATATATTTAACCAGAACAATCACAACTTTGGGGGACCTCCCGATAACTTTGCAATGGGGCCAGTGAACCAGTTTGACTATCAG CATGGCGCTGCTTTTGGTCCACCTCAAGGTGGATTTCATCCACCTTATTGGcagccaggacccccagggccaccaggtcctccagcacctcctgcacctACTCAGAATCGAAGGGAAAGACCCTCATTCAGAGATCGGCAGCGTTCACCTATTGCGATGCCTGTGAAGCAGGAGCCTCCACAGATTG ATGCTGTGAAGCGTAGAACTCTGCCTGCCTGGATTCGAGAGGGCCTGGaaaagatggaaagagaaaaacagaaaaaattggaaaaagagagaatggAGCAGCAACGTTCACAGAtgtctaaaaaagaaaaaaaagaaagtgaggaGGCTGAAGAAGGGGATGGCCCACGGTTACCTCAGAAAAGTAAATTT GACAGtgatgaggaagatgaagatgcGGAAAACACAGAAGCTGTAAGTGTTGGGAAAATCACCAGGAGtccatccccagctcctcaAGAGGAGCAAAGCGAACCAGAAAtgacagaagaagaaaaggagtaTCAAATG ATGATGCTGACAAAAATGCTGCTGACAGAGATTCTCTTAGATGTCACAAATGAAGAAATCTATTATGTGGCCAAAGATGTTCACCGTAAAGCAACTAAAG CTCCTGCAAAACAGCTGGCACAGTCCAGTGCACTGGCTTCCCTCACTGGACTCG GTGGACTGGGTGGTTATGGATCAGGAGACAGTGAAGATGAGAGGAGTGACAGAGGCTCTGAATCATCTGATACTGATGATGAGGAATTACGACACAGAATCAGGCAAAAACAGGAAGCGTTttggagaaaagagagagaacagcAACTACTACTAGAAAAACAGCTAGAAG aagagaagctacaaaatgaaaaagtttcAAAGGAGATGAGTGAATTTATcaacaaagaacaaaatagtAACTCAGCATCACAGGAGGCAAAAGAAATTGAAGCAGATGTGGttcatgaaaagaaaagatCTCCAAATGCAATCACACCTGAGGTAGAACTCAAGAAAGAGGGTAAAGACAGGACAGGAAGGAGTGGGTCAAGAAGCTCCAGCAGTGGTAGCAGTAGCAGCAatagcaggagcagcagcagtagcagcacaGTATCCAGTTCATCCTATAGCACCAGCTCAGGTAGCAGTCGCAGCTCTTCTCGTTCTTCCTCTcctaaaaggaagaagagacaCAGTCGTAGTAGGACGCCGTCACATAAGGTCAGGCGCAGCAGAAGCAGGAGTTACTCCCACAGAAATAGGAGAGAGAGGAGTAGGAGcagggagaaaataagggaaaggagaagatCTAGTAGAAATCACAGTGCTGAAAGAGGGGAGAGGCGGAGAAATCAGAGTCCTTCAagagagaggagctgggatAGACGTAGAAGCGGCAGTCGCTCAAGAGACAGGAGAGCAAACCGAGCGAGCCGCAGCAGAAGCAGGGACAGACGTAAGGCTGAAGACCAGCGTAGAAGCCCAACTGGAAATAGGCACAAACATAAAAGTGAGGGTAAAGatcaagaaaggaagaaggagcaGGGTGGAGGTGTagataaagacagaaaaaagaacagagaaagggagagagatcAGGAAAAACGAAAAGATAAGCccaaaaaagaggaaaaagaaagtaaggCTGGTAATCATGATGATAGTagattaaagagaaaaagagacagtGAAAGAATTTTCTCTCGTAATGATTCAATATGTGTGAAAATAATAAGACAGGATTCCAggcaagaaagcaaaaaagttACTACCAAAGATAGCAAAAAGCGATCAGGCTCTGAATCTAGTGCGAGGAGTAGTTCTGAATCACCAGGAAGCAGTAAAGAAAAGAAGGCTAAGAAATCGAAGCATATTCGGTCATGCTCTGTGGAGAAATCTCAAAGGTCTGGTAAGAAGGCAAGCCGCAAACACAAGTCTAAGTCACGATCAAG atcaACAACTCCTCTTCGTCGTAAACGCTGA
- the PNISR gene encoding arginine/serine-rich protein PNISR isoform X1 produces the protein MWDQGGQPWQQWPLNQQQWMQSFQHQQDPSQIDWAALAQAWIAQREASGQQNVVEQQGMMPNGQDISGIESGPNNHNNFQGDPNFNRMWQPEWGMPHQPPHPPPDQQWMTPTPGQMEIVPPSEDSNSQDSGEFTPDNRHIFNQNNHNFGGPPDNFAMGPVNQFDYQHGAAFGPPQGGFHPPYWQPGPPGPPGPPAPPAPTQNRRERPSFRDRQRSPIAMPVKQEPPQIDAVKRRTLPAWIREGLEKMEREKQKKLEKERMEQQRSQMSKKEKKESEEAEEGDGPRLPQKSKFDSDEEDEDAENTEAVSVGKITRSPSPAPQEEQSEPEMTEEEKEYQMMMLTKMLLTEILLDVTNEEIYYVAKDVHRKATKAPAKQLAQSSALASLTGLGGLGGYGSGDSEDERSDRGSESSDTDDEELRHRIRQKQEAFWRKEREQQLLLEKQLEEEKLQNEKVSKEMSEFINKEQNSNSASQEAKEIEADVVHEKKRSPNAITPEVELKKEGKDRTGRSGSRSSSSGSSSSNSRSSSSSSTVSSSSYSTSSGSSRSSSRSSSPKRKKRHSRSRTPSHKVRRSRSRSYSHRNRRERSRSREKIRERRRSSRNHSAERGERRRNQSPSRERSWDRRRSGSRSRDRRANRASRSRSRDRRKAEDQRRSPTGNRHKHKSEGKDQERKKEQGGGVDKDRKKNRERERDQEKRKDKPKKEEKESKAGNHDDSRLKRKRDSERIFSRNDSICVKIIRQDSRQESKKVTTKDSKKRSGSESSARSSSESPGSSKEKKAKKSKHIRSCSVEKSQRSGKKASRKHKSKSRSRSTTPLRRKR, from the exons ATGTGGGATCAAGGTGGACAACCTTGGCAGCAATGGCCTTTGAACCAACAGCAGTGGATGCAGTCATTTCAGCACCAGCAAGATCCAA GCCAAATTGACTGGGCTGCATTAGCTCAAGCATGGATTGCTCAGCGAGAAGCCTCAGGGCAGCAGAATGTAGTGGAACAACAAGGAATGATGCCAAACGGACAGGATATTTCAGGAATAGAGTCTGGTCCAAATAACCATAATAATTTTCAAGGGGATCCCAACTTTAACAGAATGTGGCAGCCAG AATGGGGAATGCCTCACCAACCCCCTCACCCACCTCCAGATCAGCAGTGGATGACTCCAACCCCAGGTCAAATGGAAATTGTTCCTCCGTCTGAAGACAGCAACAGTCAGGACAGTGGGGAGTTTACACCTGACAACAGGCATATATTTAACCAGAACAATCACAACTTTGGGGGACCTCCCGATAACTTTGCAATGGGGCCAGTGAACCAGTTTGACTATCAG CATGGCGCTGCTTTTGGTCCACCTCAAGGTGGATTTCATCCACCTTATTGGcagccaggacccccagggccaccaggtcctccagcacctcctgcacctACTCAGAATCGAAGGGAAAGACCCTCATTCAGAGATCGGCAGCGTTCACCTATTGCGATGCCTGTGAAGCAGGAGCCTCCACAGATTG ATGCTGTGAAGCGTAGAACTCTGCCTGCCTGGATTCGAGAGGGCCTGGaaaagatggaaagagaaaaacagaaaaaattggaaaaagagagaatggAGCAGCAACGTTCACAGAtgtctaaaaaagaaaaaaaagaaagtgaggaGGCTGAAGAAGGGGATGGCCCACGGTTACCTCAGAAAAGTAAATTT GACAGtgatgaggaagatgaagatgcGGAAAACACAGAAGCTGTAAGTGTTGGGAAAATCACCAGGAGtccatccccagctcctcaAGAGGAGCAAAGCGAACCAGAAAtgacagaagaagaaaaggagtaTCAAATG ATGATGCTGACAAAAATGCTGCTGACAGAGATTCTCTTAGATGTCACAAATGAAGAAATCTATTATGTGGCCAAAGATGTTCACCGTAAAGCAACTAAAG CTCCTGCAAAACAGCTGGCACAGTCCAGTGCACTGGCTTCCCTCACTGGACTCG GTGGACTGGGTGGTTATGGATCAGGAGACAGTGAAGATGAGAGGAGTGACAGAGGCTCTGAATCATCTGATACTGATGATGAGGAATTACGACACAGAATCAGGCAAAAACAGGAAGCGTTttggagaaaagagagagaacagcAACTACTACTAGAAAAACAGCTAGAAG aagagaagctacaaaatgaaaaagtttcAAAGGAGATGAGTGAATTTATcaacaaagaacaaaatagtAACTCAGCATCACAGGAGGCAAAAGAAATTGAAGCAGATGTGGttcatgaaaagaaaagatCTCCAAATGCAATCACACCTGAGGTAGAACTCAAGAAAGAGGGTAAAGACAGGACAGGAAGGAGTGGGTCAAGAAGCTCCAGCAGTGGTAGCAGTAGCAGCAatagcaggagcagcagcagtagcagcacaGTATCCAGTTCATCCTATAGCACCAGCTCAGGTAGCAGTCGCAGCTCTTCTCGTTCTTCCTCTcctaaaaggaagaagagacaCAGTCGTAGTAGGACGCCGTCACATAAGGTCAGGCGCAGCAGAAGCAGGAGTTACTCCCACAGAAATAGGAGAGAGAGGAGTAGGAGcagggagaaaataagggaaaggagaagatCTAGTAGAAATCACAGTGCTGAAAGAGGGGAGAGGCGGAGAAATCAGAGTCCTTCAagagagaggagctgggatAGACGTAGAAGCGGCAGTCGCTCAAGAGACAGGAGAGCAAACCGAGCGAGCCGCAGCAGAAGCAGGGACAGACGTAAGGCTGAAGACCAGCGTAGAAGCCCAACTGGAAATAGGCACAAACATAAAAGTGAGGGTAAAGatcaagaaaggaagaaggagcaGGGTGGAGGTGTagataaagacagaaaaaagaacagagaaagggagagagatcAGGAAAAACGAAAAGATAAGCccaaaaaagaggaaaaagaaagtaaggCTGGTAATCATGATGATAGTagattaaagagaaaaagagacagtGAAAGAATTTTCTCTCGTAATGATTCAATATGTGTGAAAATAATAAGACAGGATTCCAggcaagaaagcaaaaaagttACTACCAAAGATAGCAAAAAGCGATCAGGCTCTGAATCTAGTGCGAGGAGTAGTTCTGAATCACCAGGAAGCAGTAAAGAAAAGAAGGCTAAGAAATCGAAGCATATTCGGTCATGCTCTGTGGAGAAATCTCAAAGGTCTGGTAAGAAGGCAAGCCGCAAACACAAGTCTAAGTCACGATCAAG atcaACAACTCCTCTTCGTCGTAAACGCTGA